A window of the Streptomyces sp. Ag109_O5-10 genome harbors these coding sequences:
- a CDS encoding ATP-binding protein, translating to MAVQLNTRVRGASEYVCPMAPVAGAVPDVRRRAGAVLAAWKVSPDVIEDALLVVSELLTNAIVHALPPAVLRLSWTRDAGLGTLRVEVTDSGPARTAGEPPEGIDPDEHGRGEEIVHALATRYGIHTHPGAVTRWADLVAV from the coding sequence ATGGCGGTACAGCTCAACACGCGGGTGCGGGGGGCAAGCGAATACGTCTGCCCGATGGCGCCCGTCGCCGGTGCCGTTCCGGACGTGCGCCGCCGGGCCGGCGCGGTTCTGGCCGCCTGGAAGGTGTCCCCGGACGTCATCGAGGACGCGCTGCTGGTGGTGTCGGAACTGCTGACCAACGCGATCGTCCACGCACTGCCCCCGGCGGTGCTGCGGCTGTCCTGGACGCGCGACGCCGGTCTCGGCACGCTGCGCGTCGAGGTCACCGACTCGGGTCCCGCGCGTACGGCGGGAGAGCCGCCCGAGGGGATAGACCCCGACGAGCACGGCCGGGGCGAGGAGATCGTCCACGCCCTGGCGACCCGTTACGGCATCCACACCCACCCGGGCGCAGTCACCCGATGGGCCGACCTCGTCGCGGTGTGA
- a CDS encoding IclR family transcriptional regulator has protein sequence MSVHEPTLITSVQRAFRLLESVSAHENGAPAKQLARETGLPLATAYHLLRTMVHDGYLRKLADGGFVLGDKLGTLHTTGQCQALLSRVRPALAALRDELGTATYLTFYEEGEISVAEIVDGPRTPRADLWVGFEDAGHATALGKSVLRELDEEARREYLSRHDLADLTPRTITTLPELIRNIDASPMAPAVTDLEEYALGTVCVAVPVYRGDVLGSLGVSLPAERLSRLQEVRARLLPTAARVTRGLSLTI, from the coding sequence ATGAGCGTTCACGAGCCCACGCTCATCACGTCGGTGCAGCGAGCCTTCCGTCTGCTGGAGTCGGTGAGCGCGCACGAGAACGGCGCGCCCGCGAAGCAGCTGGCCCGGGAGACGGGCCTGCCGCTGGCCACCGCCTATCACCTGTTGCGCACGATGGTCCACGACGGCTACCTGCGGAAACTGGCCGACGGCGGCTTCGTCCTCGGCGACAAGCTGGGCACGCTGCACACCACGGGGCAGTGCCAGGCGCTGCTCAGCCGGGTCCGGCCGGCACTGGCCGCGCTCCGTGACGAGCTGGGCACCGCCACCTACCTCACGTTCTACGAGGAAGGCGAGATCAGCGTGGCCGAGATCGTCGACGGCCCCCGCACCCCCCGGGCCGACCTCTGGGTGGGGTTCGAGGACGCCGGGCACGCCACCGCGCTGGGCAAGTCCGTGCTGCGCGAACTGGACGAGGAGGCCCGCCGCGAGTACCTCTCCCGGCACGACCTCGCCGACCTGACGCCGCGGACCATCACCACCCTCCCGGAGCTGATCCGCAACATCGACGCCTCCCCCATGGCACCAGCCGTCACCGACCTCGAGGAGTACGCGCTGGGCACGGTGTGCGTCGCCGTGCCCGTCTACCGCGGCGACGTCCTCGGCTCGCTCGGCGTCTCCCTCCCGGCGGAACGGCTCTCCCGCCTGCAGGAGGTCCGGGCCCGGCTGCTCCCGACCGCGGCCCGCGTCACCCGGGGCCTCTCGCTCACTATCTGA
- a CDS encoding PP2C family protein-serine/threonine phosphatase, whose product MRQARDHGGNHWPFRPLRKTGTGPGTPVTRRAFSQLAAGMPVAPVLIVLGIALVDVVGGSGMFWLPLLAAGPALAASTNGHRGVLCVGVLAVALGATLGSREAGSGRELAAVLSALVAVTLASALASALRGRRERVLAAVRSVAEAAQHAVLKPIPKTVGPFRVAVRYSAAAAEARIGGDLYALVQTPHGVRLIVGDVRGKGLPAVEVAALVLGVFREAAYDEPDLLAVVGRIERSLARNLGPDDFVTAIVVGHPRAGQLEVVNCGHASPLLITASGGVTAVEATRPAPPLGLRVLVDEPPCLEILPFAEGDQLLLYTDGVIEARDPAREFYPLAERVARHVSGDPEHILSAVHDELLAHVGGRLHDDAALLLLRMQDGTEPVPSASEDEEKGAAAVRGPEGRGDHESVPVASRTRPVAFDADGGRRFAGAFSSGAGR is encoded by the coding sequence ATGAGGCAGGCGCGAGACCATGGTGGCAACCACTGGCCGTTCCGGCCGCTCAGGAAAACGGGGACCGGTCCTGGGACGCCGGTCACCAGGCGTGCCTTCTCCCAGCTGGCCGCCGGAATGCCCGTGGCACCGGTTCTGATCGTCCTGGGCATCGCGCTCGTCGACGTCGTCGGCGGGTCGGGGATGTTCTGGCTGCCCCTGCTGGCGGCCGGACCGGCACTTGCCGCCAGCACCAACGGACACCGGGGCGTCCTGTGCGTCGGAGTCCTGGCCGTGGCGCTGGGCGCGACCCTGGGGTCCCGGGAGGCGGGTTCGGGGCGCGAGCTGGCGGCCGTGCTCTCCGCGCTCGTGGCCGTCACCCTGGCCAGTGCTCTGGCCAGCGCGCTGCGCGGCCGCCGGGAACGGGTGCTCGCCGCCGTCCGCTCGGTCGCGGAGGCCGCCCAGCACGCCGTCCTCAAGCCCATCCCGAAGACCGTCGGCCCGTTCCGGGTGGCGGTCCGCTACAGCGCGGCGGCGGCGGAGGCCCGCATCGGCGGTGATCTCTACGCCCTGGTGCAGACCCCGCACGGGGTGCGGCTGATCGTCGGCGACGTACGCGGCAAGGGGCTGCCGGCCGTGGAGGTCGCCGCGCTCGTCCTCGGTGTCTTCCGCGAGGCCGCATACGACGAGCCCGATCTCCTCGCCGTCGTCGGCAGGATCGAGCGGAGCCTGGCGCGCAACCTCGGCCCCGACGACTTCGTCACCGCGATCGTCGTGGGACACCCGCGGGCCGGCCAGCTCGAAGTGGTCAACTGCGGACACGCGTCGCCCCTGCTGATCACCGCTTCGGGGGGCGTCACCGCGGTCGAGGCCACCCGCCCGGCTCCGCCGCTCGGCCTGCGCGTGCTCGTCGACGAGCCGCCCTGCCTGGAGATCCTGCCCTTCGCCGAGGGCGACCAGCTGCTGCTCTACACCGACGGGGTCATCGAGGCCCGCGACCCGGCTCGCGAGTTCTATCCGCTGGCCGAGCGGGTGGCCCGCCACGTGTCCGGCGACCCGGAGCACATCCTCTCCGCGGTCCACGACGAACTGCTCGCGCACGTGGGCGGACGGCTGCACGACGACGCGGCGCTGCTCCTGCTGCGCATGCAGGACGGGACGGAACCGGTTCCGTCCGCGTCGGAGGACGAGGAAAAGGGTGCGGCGGCCGTCCGGGGACCGGAGGGGCGTGGCGACCACGAGTCCGTCCCGGTGGCGTCACGCACCCGGCCCGTCGCGTTTGACGCGGACGGGGGAAGGCGGTTCGCCGGCGCGTTCTCGTCGGGGGCCGGCCGCTGA